A stretch of the Theileria equi strain WA chromosome 1, complete sequence genome encodes the following:
- a CDS encoding uncharacterized protein (encoded by transcript BEWA_023800A) — translation MDLLAACFLILSPLLSDGAKTFKRSGFLAPVPVLHSCSKNLALGNHIKGNLQLNHSERKANGRLNALKSQNRDINKEESHSFDQFTGLDDVFDKKLLFSGRTLELSKEDFIARQTDYENYKNDTLHKMKQFITIVTSAIAVGVLYQVLSLFKRFLEQQHLQLKNESYEQPTHTE, via the exons ATGGACCTTTTGGCTGCATGttttttaatattatcACCACTTCTCTCGGATGGCGCCAAGACATTCAAGAGGAGCGGATTCTTGGCCCCGGTCCCCGTCCTTCACAGTTGCTCGAAGAATCTCGCCCTTGGCAATCACATAAAGGGGAATCTACAGCTAAATCACAGTGAACGCAAAGCTAATGGCAGACTAAATGCTTTAAAATCGCAAAACCGCGACATCAACAAAGAGGAGAGTCATTCCTTTGACCAATTCACCGGATTGGACGACGTATTCGATAAAAA GCTTTTGTTTTCCGGGAGGACCCTTGAATTGAGCAAGGAGGACTTTATAGCGAGACAGACAGACTATGAGAACTACAAGAACGATACCCTCCATAAGATGAAGCAGTTTATCACTATTGTCACGTCCGCGATTGCCGTTGGAGTATTGTACCAGGTTTTGTCGCTGTTTAAGCGTTTTCTCGAGCAACAACACttacag CTCAAGAACGAAAGCTATGAGCAACCCACACACACCGAATAA